Within the Amyelois transitella isolate CPQ chromosome 3, ilAmyTran1.1, whole genome shotgun sequence genome, the region TGGGTAAGttagtttttacacgaattcccgtctgacctcgtgatgaaaaaaattatgtgcaGGTTTTCCTCAGCTTATTAGTGTTCACCATATTGCACTAAAACCTTgtcaaacttaaattttacagTTTAGTAGTTGGAGTAAACATTTGGTCTTATTGAATTTATATCATAATTACAGGACTCTCTTCGCGTCCCTCCAAACATAGTTCAATCAGCATTAAATTGTATGGCTGAGACCGGCGTGAATCCTGATGTTCTTCCCCGACTGGGAAACCCGGCTATATACGCCAGGAATGACGACAAAAGGTTGCAAAAATTCATCAATTGTACTTTCAACAAATTGGGGTATGCGAAGAAGAACGGCCGCGTGAGAGTTGAAAAAGTTGCAGAGTTGCTTCCTAGAGATATTGATAACGAAACAAGATTAGCGCTGAAGAAGGTGGTTGGAGAATGCAATAAAGAAACTGGTGCTGACGCAGCAGAAACgacattcaaaatatttggtTGCTTTATCAGGACCTCGCCAATGAAGTTGTCGTTAGCTTAATTTGGTTTAATTCTGACTTGTTAGTCTAGATATAACTGGAAAGCATTTATTACTATATATCCTACAATCAAAAACAATCCaagcttatattttaaaattcccaAGTGAATTTGTTCGTAGGTACATTGTGTGCCAGTCCCGTTTTTACGTTTGATTTATAAATCTTGCTGAAATAATTTACGAATATTTTAACTTGTAAATTCTAGGTggaaaagtatattatttatttcagacaaATACTTCTTCCATATGATTGATAATAGTTACGTAAGAGTATAAGCTGAAGTAAGtgcataataaataagtttgtcgtcccacaaataaaaattatgacattTTCACTTAatggtttaatttattataatttatttaacatatcTTAATTCtagctaattttataaatgcaaaattaagattacttgtttgttgtctcttcacgcgttattttcttcttcctggctataATCCCAGTTGCATCTTCACTACTCTTGAGAGGAGCCTAGGATACTCGTAAGCCCTTGACCAGGGATCTTTGATTGGGTGAGTCGGGTTTTagacgaagcgactcccatctgacttccgcaatatttgcaggggaacctaatgCGTACTGGATCATATGGTCCCACATCCAGTTGCAAGAATGTGCCCGTTTCCTCACCATGTTTTCCCACATCGTAAGACTATCGGTCAGTATGTAAACTAATATAAGTTATgtacttcgaaaatagtcactGGTACATGGCCGCGGTATGATTCGAACTGGCTGCCTTTATGCACAAACGCGttttaaccaggcaccttaccgattcgaccattgacgctcttcacgcgttatctactgaatctAATaactaatcttcttgaaatttaattaagatatatgtgttaattatatatgtatatataattaagattctGAAAGGAGACATCTTTCATTGCGATTAACATGTTTCCTTGCttaattcacgcgggcgaagccacGGGTAAAAGCTAGAAAGTCTGCACAAattcatgaataaaaatagttcATTTAAAAATGGCAAAAATTCATGGGcaatcttattattttttttactgacaaATTCCTATCCCAGGGCTCAAAAAGGCTTCTGTTGATTcgacttttaaaatttgagaaaaatagCCGATGTTTTTTGCCACATGAGCAGAATGAGACAAGatacaacattttaaaattaatattgcaTATCTTAGATAGCTAGGCGTCGATATCAATTACCAATCGGCATTGTATTGACAGAATTACATAATTGGTTACGTGATATCATCATTAATGGCCTGGTGCAGCTTCTGTAAAGTTCAGCAAATATATCAATGTGGATAATTGTGGTAAAAGGTAAAAGGAGAATAATGTGTGTAATGCAAACGTTGTTTCTTGTTTGctagtatttataaagattaaatttctaacatatatttttttaattacaacatGTGCACAATGttatgttaatataaataatacgaaaaaggattaatttaactaaaagtttgtacaaatttatttttgtcaacaCTTTATTTACACTTTTTTCATCTATTGTATTCACccacataaaatacaaatatgtagTTTAAACCTTACCCAATTGAAGTTCAAAattcttgtatattttataaatacataaactgTTAATTGACAACGAACATTCTCTAAAAAATCAGATTCTGTAGTacatgtaattaaatttcacaATGGAAGATCTCCAGAAACGTTATTAATTGAACtaaatataagaaagaaaGCAGTCTTATAAACGAGTTTCTATAATTTCAGTGTATGTTGAATCACGAGGTGTTTCAAAGGCATCTGAGGAGTCCACGTCTATTGGAGTAACAGTTCTGCTTAGACTGATATCGTCATGTACAGACAAACCTCCATTGCGAACTGAGTATTGTGATTTAGTACCAAATGTTTCTGAGTCTGATGAGACATCTTCATCAACACTATTTCGAGCTGAATAATAAGCAGTAAAGTCCTTTTTACAATAGTCACTGCTACGTTTCTTTCTGACCAGGTTATAATTTTCATCTAACGGCACgaagtatgtttttatgtaccCAGCTCCCTTAACGAATGTTTCCCCTCTAAAACTTGTCAAAATACCGCATTCATCCAATATGAAAGCAGTATTTTCTGTAACCTGTAAGaagttcattaaaattttaaatgttgaaAGCATATGTATTATAGCTCTTTGGTAAACTCcggataaaaatatagaaatagcgTACAACAACATTTGaatcaaaacattattataactGATCAATAAATCGTAAAgaagttcaaataaaataaaataaaaatagttttatcatAGACGTAAGCGTACTTGAATTTTACCAGTCTCCCCTGTAGAATCCATTCTAGACGCCATATTGACTGCATGGCCCCATATATCATAAAGTGGCTTAGACGATCCAACTACACCTGCTGCTACTTCTCCATTTGATATccctgaaagaaaaaaaaaaagttatagaaAGGCATGTTGCTTTTCAAAGATATACCAGTaatgactttaaaaaattaaaacgttgTGATTTACCGATTCTTAGATTTAATCCTTCAAAATTCTGAAACGAACTTCTGTTAAAGTCTTGCAATTTCATCATCATTGCAGCTGCAAACTCCACCATAGTCATCACTAATGCTCGATTGTAAAGCGTGTTAGGGCCCAGTTTAGAATGGGTTGATGTTGAATCAAAAGAATTTCTTCTATTGGGATCTAAACCACATGCGGCCATGTAGGTCCATCCGGCcatcttaattttttctaCTTTGTATGTTGAAGTTCCCGTCattaataactgaaaataaaatgatatattatgtacaaaattaaattattaatattttttttgctaataATTCGTGTTTTATGGCGATATAGtctcaaattaattttatgattttgaatcctataaaaattttgttgtcCGTAAAGTGGATCAATGAATCCGGTTGACGCTATAAAGACGGGCTAGTGAAATAGCTGTCCAAAAATATGATGTTATGTTGGAGATACTTACTCGATCAAAATCAGAAATGACGCTATCTAGCATGCTAAGAACAATTTTGTCACTGAGATCGGCATCATCTTCCATACCAAGCTTGTAGTCAGTGAGTGAAGCGAACATTACCGCAACATTGTCATATTTCTCGTAATACAACTCATCAAGAGATCTGTTTAGGTTCAAATAAACttgtactaaaatataaaaaaatgttagtcATGACAATCGTAAAGTAACAATcaaattctattaaattattacacaaaattatataaaaaccgAAGAATGTACAATCTTGTTGGGTACAAAAAggaatacattataaataatataaaacatttgaaaCTTACCAACGTGAGCAGGTAATATGTTTTCCAACAACATATTATTGACTTTCAACATTGTTTCAGCCTCATGCTGCTCCTCACTCAGCTGTGTTTGCCACAAATGATCCAATCTGTTCCTATACTCTGTCGTTCTATCAATAAAGTATAGAGTGACTGTTATGAAAACAACGGACAGTGTATGGGACACCCTTGGATCCAAACCTACATTCCAGGTTATATCTGATGCAAAAAGCGAAGTCTTTATTTCCCAAACAACCCATAAGTAGAAGACAGTCATTCCACCAGCGACAATCCATTTGAAGATAAAAAAGActctactaaataaaaaattaagcagCAAAGCCAAACCCCAACATTGAGTCACgtgctaaaataaaaacgaattataagtaataacaaatatacttTAGCTAGATTTGTGAAGTATGTATAATGATGATaacttgataattttattgaaccTAGTTTTGCAACAAGGCCTGATCAATGTTtgatatgatttaaaaaagataattaccCACGAAGACACGCAGTTTGATAGCACTGTATGTGTTATAGGGTCTACTTCAACTTCTGAGCATCCGATGACATTCACAATAGATGTTGCGGAGAGTCCAAAActgataattaaatacattgcaGTTCTCAACTTGgctgattttattattttaactgaaGTGTCGTAAATAGATCGCAAAAACTGATTTCTCGGTTCCTCTATACCTCTAAAGGCAGTCCATATGAAATGAAACCAAGTCAAGGGCTGTATAGCTAGTAAAATGAATACAAATAGTGCAAACAGACACCACGTGTACCATTGGAATCCTTTGAacctgaaaataatttttttaagcaacGGAATGTTTGGAAAGTCATAATTTTGTTACAGTTTGTCATTTGCATGACCTACGAAAATTTAGATCATTATCAAAGAAGGCTCACCAGTTAGTCGTAAGACCATTGATCAATAACAACAGAATAAGTATTATAAGACAACACGTTATATAGTATTTGAATAGAGGATCTGGTAACATTAGAAATGCTTTCTCCATTTTAAAGTCTTTGTACATCAAAGAAAATCTATTTAGCCtagattcctttttatattgatctctgaaaacaagaatatttttaatttattaggtTATAGCATAAGATATACGAAGGtaattttagtataaaaatatgtattgttaACATTATCTTACTTTCCATTAGTCATATCCTCAATTTCTTGCGTCATTTGAGC harbors:
- the LOC106138202 gene encoding adenylate cyclase type 7 isoform X1, which encodes MTIMEDQEFSRTTGSVTLQVGGLELLTRYSMNTARATSVLSSLHEFRTQENEQAGGKQWNWKYLRDQFDQKDLEGLYRKYDDKLRETLIYIYITLLVTFSTIHIVLVIISTYSEDAQSQSTYLSMGMYILRISIPILSVWKCFYDPLRKKWFWMPILVTVVITLDLVVTDVAVPIYSANEGFALRPAYSTMALLSIYIFLPLRNNFMCILLGVLVSTVYILIIALFTYAGDPQIGVVVRISSDIIYMIGVNLMGTYFRLMNEIVTRRSFLDRRACVESTLRLKFVRDQEERLMLSILPEHIVSKVRQDVRTIYLRLQSHNLTQSIKSFNERYVEEHDNVSILYADVVNYTMISTTLSPLRMVELLNELFGRFDEASEEQDVLRIKFLGDCYYCVSGIPKPTAHHAKNCVDLGLEMIYIIKDVREKRSLNIDMRIGVHSGRILSGLIGIRKWQFDIWSKDVTIASKMESTGQAGKVHVTKQTLEHLIDVAREYIIEPNFASQSDEFITKHKLETYLLSRPMRAQEYKPFRRASVGLNKLLTKTSTRRSERRTSNFRRTTSFMDENLVEYQQMLKAADAQMTQEIEDMTNGKDQYKKESRLNRFSLMYKDFKMEKAFLMLPDPLFKYYITCCLIILILLLLINGLTTNWFKGFQWYTWCLFALFVFILLAIQPLTWFHFIWTAFRGIEEPRNQFLRSIYDTSVKIIKSAKLRTAMYLIISFGLSATSIVNVIGCSEVEVDPITHTVLSNCVSSWHVTQCWGLALLLNFLFSRVFFIFKWIVAGGMTVFYLWVVWEIKTSLFASDITWNVGLDPRVSHTLSVVFITVTLYFIDRTTEYRNRLDHLWQTQLSEEQHEAETMLKVNNMLLENILPAHVVQVYLNLNRSLDELYYEKYDNVAVMFASLTDYKLGMEDDADLSDKIVLSMLDSVISDFDRLLMTGTSTYKVEKIKMAGWTYMAACGLDPNRRNSFDSTSTHSKLGPNTLYNRALVMTMVEFAAAMMMKLQDFNRSSFQNFEGLNLRIGISNGEVAAGVVGSSKPLYDIWGHAVNMASRMDSTGETGKIQVTENTAFILDECGILTSFRGETFVKGAGYIKTYFVPLDENYNLVRKKRSSDYCKKDFTAYYSARNSVDEDVSSDSETFGTKSQYSVRNGGLSVHDDISLSRTVTPIDVDSSDAFETPRDSTYTEIIETRL
- the LOC106138202 gene encoding adenylate cyclase type 7 isoform X3, which gives rise to MNTARATSVLSSLHEFRTQENEQAGGKQWNWKYLRDQFDQKDLEGLYRKYDDKLRETLIYIYITLLVTFSTIHIVLVIISTYSEDAQSQSTYLSMGMYILRISIPILSVWKCFYDPLRKKWFWMPILVTVVITLDLVVTDVAVPIYSANEGFALRPAYSTMALLSIYIFLPLRNNFMCILLGVLVSTVYILIIALFTYAGDPQIGVVVRISSDIIYMIGVNLMGTYFRLMNEIVTRRSFLDRRACVESTLRLKFVRDQEERLMLSILPEHIVSKVRQDVRTIYLRLQSHNLTQSIKSFNERYVEEHDNVSILYADVVNYTMISTTLSPLRMVELLNELFGRFDEASEEQDVLRIKFLGDCYYCVSGIPKPTAHHAKNCVDLGLEMIYIIKDVREKRSLNIDMRIGVHSGRILSGLIGIRKWQFDIWSKDVTIASKMESTGQAGKVHVTKQTLEHLIDVAREYIIEPNFASQSDEFITKHKLETYLLSRPMRAQEYKPFRRASVGLNKLLTKTSTRRSERRTSNFRRTTSFMDENLVEYQQMLKAADAQMTQEIEDMTNGKDQYKKESRLNRFSLMYKDFKMEKAFLMLPDPLFKYYITCCLIILILLLLINGLTTNWFKGFQWYTWCLFALFVFILLAIQPLTWFHFIWTAFRGIEEPRNQFLRSIYDTSVKIIKSAKLRTAMYLIISFGLSATSIVNVIGCSEVEVDPITHTVLSNCVSSWHVTQCWGLALLLNFLFSRVFFIFKWIVAGGMTVFYLWVVWEIKTSLFASDITWNVGLDPRVSHTLSVVFITVTLYFIDRTTEYRNRLDHLWQTQLSEEQHEAETMLKVNNMLLENILPAHVVQVYLNLNRSLDELYYEKYDNVAVMFASLTDYKLGMEDDADLSDKIVLSMLDSVISDFDRLLMTGTSTYKVEKIKMAGWTYMAACGLDPNRRNSFDSTSTHSKLGPNTLYNRALVMTMVEFAAAMMMKLQDFNRSSFQNFEGLNLRIGISNGEVAAGVVGSSKPLYDIWGHAVNMASRMDSTGETGKIQVTENTAFILDECGILTSFRGETFVKGAGYIKTYFVPLDENYNLVRKKRSSDYCKKDFTAYYSARNSVDEDVSSDSETFGTKSQYSVRNGGLSVHDDISLSRTVTPIDVDSSDAFETPRDSTYTEIIETRL
- the LOC106138202 gene encoding adenylate cyclase type 7 isoform X2, whose amino-acid sequence is MTIMEDQEFSRTTGSVTLQVGGLELLTRYSMNTARATSVLSSLHEFRTQENEQAGGKQWNWKYLRDQFDQKDLEGLYRKYDDKLRETLIYIYITLLVTFSTIHIVLVIISTYSEDAQSQSTYLSMGMYILRISIPILSVWKCFYDPLRKKWFWMPILVTVVITLDLVVTDVAVPIYSANEGFALRPAYSTMALLSIYIFLPLRNNFMCILLGVLVSTVYILIIALFTYAGDPQIGVVISSDIIYMIGVNLMGTYFRLMNEIVTRRSFLDRRACVESTLRLKFVRDQEERLMLSILPEHIVSKVRQDVRTIYLRLQSHNLTQSIKSFNERYVEEHDNVSILYADVVNYTMISTTLSPLRMVELLNELFGRFDEASEEQDVLRIKFLGDCYYCVSGIPKPTAHHAKNCVDLGLEMIYIIKDVREKRSLNIDMRIGVHSGRILSGLIGIRKWQFDIWSKDVTIASKMESTGQAGKVHVTKQTLEHLIDVAREYIIEPNFASQSDEFITKHKLETYLLSRPMRAQEYKPFRRASVGLNKLLTKTSTRRSERRTSNFRRTTSFMDENLVEYQQMLKAADAQMTQEIEDMTNGKDQYKKESRLNRFSLMYKDFKMEKAFLMLPDPLFKYYITCCLIILILLLLINGLTTNWFKGFQWYTWCLFALFVFILLAIQPLTWFHFIWTAFRGIEEPRNQFLRSIYDTSVKIIKSAKLRTAMYLIISFGLSATSIVNVIGCSEVEVDPITHTVLSNCVSSWHVTQCWGLALLLNFLFSRVFFIFKWIVAGGMTVFYLWVVWEIKTSLFASDITWNVGLDPRVSHTLSVVFITVTLYFIDRTTEYRNRLDHLWQTQLSEEQHEAETMLKVNNMLLENILPAHVVQVYLNLNRSLDELYYEKYDNVAVMFASLTDYKLGMEDDADLSDKIVLSMLDSVISDFDRLLMTGTSTYKVEKIKMAGWTYMAACGLDPNRRNSFDSTSTHSKLGPNTLYNRALVMTMVEFAAAMMMKLQDFNRSSFQNFEGLNLRIGISNGEVAAGVVGSSKPLYDIWGHAVNMASRMDSTGETGKIQVTENTAFILDECGILTSFRGETFVKGAGYIKTYFVPLDENYNLVRKKRSSDYCKKDFTAYYSARNSVDEDVSSDSETFGTKSQYSVRNGGLSVHDDISLSRTVTPIDVDSSDAFETPRDSTYTEIIETRL
- the LOC106138201 gene encoding uncharacterized protein LOC106138201, which produces MTYVFVLLMCLFASVASAQKDSLRVPPNIVQSALNCMAETGVNPDVLPRLGNPAIYARNDDKRLQKFINCTFNKLGYAKKNGRVRVEKVAELLPRDIDNETRLALKKVVGECNKETGADAAETTFKIFGCFIRTSPMKLSLA